In Pseudophryne corroboree isolate aPseCor3 chromosome 7, aPseCor3.hap2, whole genome shotgun sequence, a single window of DNA contains:
- the LOC134943246 gene encoding gamma-crystallin 1-like yields MGKIIFYEDKNFQGRSYECNSDSIDLHSHFSRCNSIKVENGNWMVYEHANNQGHQYFLKRGEYPDFQHWNGFNDSISSCRIIPQHRGTFRIRIYEREDFRGHTVEYTEDCRQVYEEFNYHDINSCNVLEGHWIFYELPNYKGRQYYLRPGEYRRYNDWGATSPRVGSFRRVQDLY; encoded by the exons ATGggaaag ATTATCTTCTACGAGGACAAGAATTTCCAGGGCCGCTCCTATGAGTGTAACTCTGACAGTATAGATCTTCACTCCCATTTCAGTCGCTGCAACTCCATCAAAGTGGAAAATGGGAACTGGATGGTGTACGAACATGCAAACAACCAGGGACACCAATATTTCCTAAAGAGAGGGGAATATCCTGATTTCCAGCACTGGAATGGATTCAATGACTCCATCAGCTCTTGCCGAATTATTCCTCAG CACCGTGGCACTTTCCGCATTAGGATCTACGAGAGGGAAGACTTTAGGGGGCACACAGTGGAGTATACAGAGGACTGCCGCCAGGTCTATGAAGAGTTTAAttaccatgacattaattcatgcaACGTGCTTGAGGGACACTGGATCTTCTATGAATTGCCCAATTATAAAGGGCGTCAGTACTACCTGAGACCTGGAGAGTACCGGAGATACAACGACTGGGGCGCTACCTCTCCAAGAGTTGGCTCCTTCAGAAGAGTCCAAGATCTTTATTAA
- the LOC134943243 gene encoding gamma-crystallin 1 isoform X1: MSVWSFQIIFYEDKNFQGRSYESSSDCSDLHSYFNRCNSIRVENGNWMLYERANYSGHQYFLRRGEYPDFQQWLGFNDSIRSCRIIPQHRGTFRLRIYEREEFRGQMMEFSEDCPQVHEEFNYHDINSCNVLEGHWIFYEQPNYRGRQYYLRPAEYRRYTEWGAVTPRIGSFRRVQELF, encoded by the exons ATGAGTGTCTGGTCATTTCAGATCATCTTCTACGAGGACAAGAACTTCCAGGGCCGCTCCTACGAGAGCAGCTCTGACTGTTCCGACCTGCACTCGTACTTCAACCGCTGCAACTCCATCCGCGTGGAGAATGGGAACTGGATGCTGTACGAACGCGCCAACTACAGCGGGCACCAGTACTTCCTGAGGAGGGGGGAGTACCCTGACTTCCAGCAGTGGCTGGGGTTCAATGACTCCATCAGGTCCTGCCGCATCATTCCCCAG CATCGTGGAACCTTCAGGCTCAGGATCTATGAGAGGGAAGAATTCAGAGGCCAGATGATGGAGTTCTCAGAAGACTGTCCACAAGTCCATGAAGAATTTAATTACCATGATATCAACTCCTGCAATGTTCTTGAGGGACACTGGATCTTCTACGAGCAGCCAAACTACAGGGGACGTCAGTACTACCTGAGACCCGCAGAGTACCGGCGGTACACCGAGTGGGGAGCCGTCACCCCTAGAATTGGCTCTTTCAGAAGAGTTCAGGAATTATTTTGA
- the LOC134943243 gene encoding gamma-crystallin 1 isoform X2: MGKIIFYEDKNFQGRSYESSSDCSDLHSYFNRCNSIRVENGNWMLYERANYSGHQYFLRRGEYPDFQQWLGFNDSIRSCRIIPQPHRGTFRLRIYEREEFRGQMMEFSEDCPQVHEEFNYHDINSCNVLEGHWIFYEQPNYRGRQYYLRPAEYRRYTEWGAVTPRIGSFRRVQELF; this comes from the exons ATGGGCAAG ATCATCTTCTACGAGGACAAGAACTTCCAGGGCCGCTCCTACGAGAGCAGCTCTGACTGTTCCGACCTGCACTCGTACTTCAACCGCTGCAACTCCATCCGCGTGGAGAATGGGAACTGGATGCTGTACGAACGCGCCAACTACAGCGGGCACCAGTACTTCCTGAGGAGGGGGGAGTACCCTGACTTCCAGCAGTGGCTGGGGTTCAATGACTCCATCAGGTCCTGCCGCATCATTCCCCAG cct CATCGTGGAACCTTCAGGCTCAGGATCTATGAGAGGGAAGAATTCAGAGGCCAGATGATGGAGTTCTCAGAAGACTGTCCACAAGTCCATGAAGAATTTAATTACCATGATATCAACTCCTGCAATGTTCTTGAGGGACACTGGATCTTCTACGAGCAGCCAAACTACAGGGGACGTCAGTACTACCTGAGACCCGCAGAGTACCGGCGGTACACCGAGTGGGGAGCCGTCACCCCTAGAATTGGCTCTTTCAGAAGAGTTCAGGAATTATTTTGA
- the LOC134943243 gene encoding gamma-crystallin 1 isoform X4 → MGKIIFYEDKNFQGRSYESSSDCSDLHSYFNRCNSIRVENGNWMLYERANYSGHQYFLRRGEYPDFQQWLGFNDSIRSCRIIPQTISSVLRIYEREEFRGQMMEFSEDCPQVHEEFNYHDINSCNVLEGHWIFYEQPNYRGRQYYLRPAEYRRYTEWGAVTPRIGSFRRVQELF, encoded by the exons ATGGGCAAG ATCATCTTCTACGAGGACAAGAACTTCCAGGGCCGCTCCTACGAGAGCAGCTCTGACTGTTCCGACCTGCACTCGTACTTCAACCGCTGCAACTCCATCCGCGTGGAGAATGGGAACTGGATGCTGTACGAACGCGCCAACTACAGCGGGCACCAGTACTTCCTGAGGAGGGGGGAGTACCCTGACTTCCAGCAGTGGCTGGGGTTCAATGACTCCATCAGGTCCTGCCGCATCATTCCCCAG ACCATCAGCAGTGT GCTCAGGATCTATGAGAGGGAAGAATTCAGAGGCCAGATGATGGAGTTCTCAGAAGACTGTCCACAAGTCCATGAAGAATTTAATTACCATGATATCAACTCCTGCAATGTTCTTGAGGGACACTGGATCTTCTACGAGCAGCCAAACTACAGGGGACGTCAGTACTACCTGAGACCCGCAGAGTACCGGCGGTACACCGAGTGGGGAGCCGTCACCCCTAGAATTGGCTCTTTCAGAAGAGTTCAGGAATTATTTTGA
- the LOC134943243 gene encoding gamma-crystallin 1 isoform X3 produces MGKIIFYEDKNFQGRSYESSSDCSDLHSYFNRCNSIRVENGNWMLYERANYSGHQYFLRRGEYPDFQQWLGFNDSIRSCRIIPQHRGTFRLRIYEREEFRGQMMEFSEDCPQVHEEFNYHDINSCNVLEGHWIFYEQPNYRGRQYYLRPAEYRRYTEWGAVTPRIGSFRRVQELF; encoded by the exons ATGGGCAAG ATCATCTTCTACGAGGACAAGAACTTCCAGGGCCGCTCCTACGAGAGCAGCTCTGACTGTTCCGACCTGCACTCGTACTTCAACCGCTGCAACTCCATCCGCGTGGAGAATGGGAACTGGATGCTGTACGAACGCGCCAACTACAGCGGGCACCAGTACTTCCTGAGGAGGGGGGAGTACCCTGACTTCCAGCAGTGGCTGGGGTTCAATGACTCCATCAGGTCCTGCCGCATCATTCCCCAG CATCGTGGAACCTTCAGGCTCAGGATCTATGAGAGGGAAGAATTCAGAGGCCAGATGATGGAGTTCTCAGAAGACTGTCCACAAGTCCATGAAGAATTTAATTACCATGATATCAACTCCTGCAATGTTCTTGAGGGACACTGGATCTTCTACGAGCAGCCAAACTACAGGGGACGTCAGTACTACCTGAGACCCGCAGAGTACCGGCGGTACACCGAGTGGGGAGCCGTCACCCCTAGAATTGGCTCTTTCAGAAGAGTTCAGGAATTATTTTGA